TGACACCTGGCCAGTGTCCACTCGCCGGCAGCACAGTTTACGTGGACCGTCGCTTCTTGCAGCGAGACATGCCTCGACTGGATGCCTTGCTTCACTACCGCATTGTGGATGTCAGCACCGTCAAGGAGCTAGCAAGGCGGTGGTTCAGAGACGAGTATTACCAAGCCCTGAGGCTGAAAACAGCATCCCACAGGGCCATGCCAGACATCCTGGAGAGCATAGAAGAGCTAAGGTTCTACCGGAAGAAGATATTCCTAGGAAAAGATCACAGTAGTGCCATCAAGGGAGAACCAAATGTTTATAGCTAACAAATTATTGCGCCATTCACACTGTCATCATCATctcaaaaagaaaataaaaaacctGGTTGGCCGGCTTCAGTTTGAGTTAGCCGTAGTTTTGTTCCCCACTTCCGGCTCACTGAAATATTGGGCATTGCAGAAGCCAGTGTAATTATGCGCCTTATTTTGCTGTTTTTGCCAACGTTGCTAACGAAAAGATTTCATAAACAAAACTGACAGTTGTGGCGCAAAACGCTAGGCAGCACAGCCTGAGTGCGGTGGAATCTGCCCTTTCCACCATGTGCGGCACAAATGTCGTCCAGAGGCCAAGTAACTGGGCGGCATCCGCTTGTTGCAAAGCTATTTTATTAAAAATGCAACTCACACAAGAATGTTGAGCTCTAAGGTGGTTCTCATATTCCACGTACGCCGTGGTGTCCATCGTACTTCAGTCGAATGTCTGCTCCCACAACGCAAccaactcgaaaaaaaaatttttttttttttttttggctgcgaATATCCCCGTGTGCTCCCTAGATGACTTCCTTGTCCCTATTTGGCCGCTCAAAAAGGAGTGATAGGGCGACATGGAACAACGTTACTAGATCTTTACATggaataggtggatagcaaaatgacgatgtcgtcagctagcgacttccggttcgagggctagcacttctgttgcttcgttcagccttgtcagcagtttctacagtgcgatttcccgctgttcgcgaagaaaacacgcttcagcaacgtgattatggttggctgctcggcactAGGGttcgcgaactcttccgtgaaaggaaaaaaaaaatgtttcgttttccatggaatgaagcgcacaaacgtaaatgggcagttgccgtcaaacgagcgaccgtgaacggcgagctgtgggtaccgaacgtaggagcctgaatatgtgaagatcatttcgtcacaggaaagtgttttggcgaataacttcgtctactaacgttaTAGTACAAAcaccccctttttaacaatcagttaaatacacacaggtgcacccagcaaggatcctcagcacattgattatgtgccgtcttcattccggtacaacgaaaagacaactcaggctgcacgaaagagggaggagaggtaacgtcaaaataattcgtgcacttttcagatacttaaatcagtgttTTCTCtttgcagttatacacgacatgagTCTCTTGAGAAAAAACGTAAGattgcgaaggcacagcagccgacgacatatggcccgcgctgggcaccgctgcagacaaaacagcggacgaagcgatcgactgcaccgtttgttatgggaagcgttacaaatagccacttattaggttgacctACCACTTATAAAAAACCACttcttaagttaacgaacgtttatttgcgctcgacaaacgttttCGCTTGATAACCGTTATacgactatttgacgcgacacaaacacgttagggcatgaaatgcctgccacctaaaaatgcacgagtctaagggcgccaacataCGTACTAAGGAgctacgttttggaactgcccagcggtgcttgcatgttggtttttcaccaaagttccgcagtgtataaaagacaaagcgcgggaagcatgggcatgaagtgacggcggcatagacggcgtcgtggtctcgaaccggaagttgtagcagaatatgCCGTagcccacaatcccttgcgacaaccgatATTTTGCTATCTCAGCTGTCATTAGGGGCGTGCGATGTTTGCGTCGACATCCGCCTCGCaatatgtttttgtttttttctttaactgTTAGTCCGTCACCGACCAGGAACGCCTAATATATGTACTAGCGGTGCGATATGCAACTAATCCGTCACCTGTTAAAAATGCCCATACACATTCGATGGCTGCTTGACTATTATGCGGGTGCGCCGAGTCATTCTTTGCCATGGTTGATTTTATTGGCTAAGTAAATACTCAAAGCATATTGtcattttgatttgatttgacttAGTGATTTCCATTTACACACACGTACAGAGGAGTGGTAAATGGAGGCGGATGAGGGAaaaaagctacacagacgcgGCTTGAGGCAACCTCACCCCCTTAGGTACAATATGACTGCATGGCATAACACGTcaagcactatatatatatatatatatatatatatatatatatatatatatattgcatttaTATAGTGGCCATAAAGCATTGCAGTTATAcaatatatgaaaaaaaattaaatatttaCACAAGTAATAACAATGCAAACACACTGCGGCATTGAAATAATTAAATGATATGCACTTGGTaacatacacaaaaaaaagaacataacatAGATTATTAAACATTCATAAACGCGCTCTGAAGAGGTGAAAGCAGTAGAGTTTTAAATTCTGACAGCGATAAATCCTGTAAATTATAGCCTGCTCAATCATATGAATTCAGTAATCTTGGAAGGTTATTACACAGCATTTGACAACCGTAGTTAGTTCTAGAGTGCGGAACCTTCCATACTTCAGGTGTACGAGTTGAATAACGATATTAATTGATGGATAGTTCTGCAAGTTCTACAAATAAGATATTGTTACGTTTGGTACTAAAGTAATATTCGCGTAAGAGTCTGCAGTTATAGATGTTATGGGCTGTAGCAATGTTGCATTTCTCAAACAGGTTTTCAGTATGGGCGGCATACGGTACATTAGCGATGACACACATTTTCTTCTGCATACGAAATAATTTACTCAAGTTACACTGAGTCGTGGTGCCCCATAAAGATGCCCATAATGAATGTGAGACACAAATAAATCATTATAAATTAATAATTTTTTACAGAGACGGGTAAAGTATATCTGTAGCGATTTAAAACACCTGTTATGCAGCAAAATTTTTTGGAGTACAGAGCATGGTTGTCCCATTACATAGTGCTTGTGAAGTGTACCCTTAACACCTTTACAGAATGAGCAAGTTCTATATTTGTAGATCTATACGCTAATGTTAGATCTGAAGGAAGACTCATGCCTTTGGTATGAAAAATTACAGCCTTTGTTTTCGCTGTATTTACTTTTAAACAGTTCTCTATGGACCAACGGGATAGACTGCACAAGAGGTTATTTTAATTAAATTGGTGCAATAACCGGACGAGACAAAAACACcttgtgtcatctgcgtaaattatAAATTTCGCCTTTTCATAGATCGAAGTAATATCCTAGCATATAAGTTGAAGAGCAATGGACCCAAAATGCGGCCCTGTGGGACGCCACAAAATATTTCTTTGGTTACCGATGTATTGCTTCCGTCGCTGTTGCAAGGCCGCGGATACCAGCGGTGGCGTGATTCCGTCACTCAGTCGCTTCATGGTGTCACCCTTGCTTCTGTTGCCTTGAATCTGGTGGCGCTCCTGCCTGCTTCGCTTCATGACGTCACCATTGCTGGCACAATCAACTGACCGTATAAAAAGCAGTAAAGCACCACTGAATCTCTGGGATTTGCAGCCACGCGTGGCATGTGCTAAAATCAGTTCCGCCTTTTTTCTAGGTAGGTTTGAAAGTTTTCTCTGTTTTGATAACAATTTCCGTGGCTGCTGATCCAAACTAAGCTCTTTTATAGTTTCTGTAACGTCTAAGTGCACTATGGGTGTCGATGTCAGTACATATCGAGCCCGCATTGGGACCTTTTTTTTCTTGGCGGTCTGTCAAGGGCATTTGAATCAGTCCGTGTGATGTGGTggctgcactcgttagtttttCTACTGCCGAGACCTTGCTTTCTGCTCTCAGCCGCGTGCTTCGCCTTGTTACTTCGCACTGGTGATATTCAGGCGAACACTGGGCCTAAGACTGAAGATGTTATTGATTCTATAAAaatccccccctatgtaatgccctctgGGCCTTttgggtattgaaataaataaataagtaaaataaaatatTATTGCCTACAGAAACAAACTGGCATCTATTATTAAGATAAGATTTTAATAATTGAAGTGGAATGCCTCTAATTCCATATTTCTCTAGTTTGTAGACTAAAATGTTGTGATTAATATGGTCAACATTTTTTCAAGTCAACATTTTCAAGTCAACAACTTCCGCTCATGTCACGAAAATTTGTTCATGTCTTGACGACCGCAAGCGTTTGCATCAGCTCAGTGATACGTGTTAATATAACAACTTTCATATCCTAAATAAGCTTTGACAGTAAGGATTGATATCTTCGATGATACCTTCAGATTTAGTAACCTTTCAAATATTTCGTGAAAAGCCACGGTAGCACCGTTACAAGAAAGTTTGTTGTTTGGTGAAAAAAGCTCATATAATATGTTGCGATAACACGTTTTATTAATGTTTCCCGGCAAGCACGTGCTTGCATGCCCTATCGgtgtatatatgtgtatacatCTTCGTTTAATTGTTGACCCTACACAGACACCATTCCTTGTCGTACTTCATGCAGTGGTCCCCATCCTATCTTCAGCTGTTCAAGGCATAATCGCAGCGTGGTGGAGGTACAATTAATCACAATTAAAACCTTGCAACATCTCCTACACTGCCAAATCGGTCCTTAATTCCCACCTGCCCCACCAAGGATTTCTCATGATCCACCCACGGTAGGTGACCCACCGCGGTGGATTAGTGGCCATGGCGTTATTTTGTTGAACACAAGGCCACGGGTTCGTTTCCCGGCCTTGATGGTCGCATAAGCTCGTGTaccgagccaacaccacctagatagcacaaggcatgttcactctgatccatgacgtcaagctacctggcccgaaatttccattgccaaggctggcaagacgaaagcgatgacgtcaaaatcactgttgcttactcgggagcaccccattagattctatggtagtcgggccaggtagcaggACGTCATGGACCGGAGTGAATAGGTCTTGTGCTATCCAGGTGGTGTTGACCGAGCAGTGGGTGCAAGGTGCTCATAATTAATCCGCAACTCACTCGTTAAACTCCATGAATCAATCAGTCCCCCAGAATTATAGGGTGTCTCCAATGTGACATGGTGTATAGAGGTAATTTCGCATAATACAATCAGAaatattagcaaaaaaaaaagaagaagaaagaagaaacattTATTTACCAATTAAGACGCAGCCCACGTCGCAAAATAGACAATGTAGGTTGCAATATTATAGACATCCCATAATTAACGTCGGTGCACAcgaagttctctctctctctctctctacatatatatatatatatatatatatatatatatatatatatatatatatatatatgggaacaAGAAATGGAAATTTTTCAGCAAAAGTCCAAGGTCACCTTTCTTGTTTGACTTTTCATTCCGTCCCAGGTGAAAATTCCCTGTTGGTTTCCTACTGGGAGCTGCTGCAGGGCGCTTACTGGTTTTCTGTTGGTCCCAGCGGGCTGCCTTGGCTTGCTGATGGCTCCAGCAGGGTGCTTACTAGTTTTCTGTACTGGTTCCAGCAGGATACTGGTTTCCTCCTGGGATGCTGCTGGAACCAGCAAGTAACCGTGCTGGTTTTCAAGGAAGCGCACTGTCTTCTAGTCGCAAGCaacgctctggagggaggatgtCCCGTTTTACTCCGCGCCGCCCAAGAGACCGCGCGCGCCTGCCGGGCTGCAAGGCTCCGGAGGGAGGGCAGGgaagggggaggccgcgtactacgccacGCTTTCGCCGGgcggctgtattttgaaagccatctgcgacgggggcagagtccttcatccgtgcactgtgttttcgcggcttagttcgcgttgatgcgagcggcgggacgagggtcaattcgctctctgctgctgccgcgcttactcactacagcgttttgttagcgagtttccacggtcatcgagtgagatgcgttcatgtttgcttgcacgcgcgtgacatcatgcttgttaatttagttcgtatgcctatgcttacaagtttatgcggccgataaagctactatcgttacttcgtatagctttccactagtttggtatcgcaatcgatgccgatcgatacttcgcctttcgggcggaactgcgactttttgcagTTTTTTTGATACATCGATGCTGATTTACAAAACTGAAGTAGATGTGATTCTGAGGTGTCCACAATACGATTTTTTTTTAACTACATGCGGCCTGAATAAGAGCATgcgaaaccttttttttttttttcctgtcttttCGTGCAGCTCGGAGCACCGACAAGTTTTTCATCAAAACATATTTATGGTCATTTCACGTAATTATCTTTAGGTTATGCGAGTGAACATAAACCAGTGCGAACCGATTAAAAACGTTCTTTATTATATTTTGTTTCGGGGCTGAAACGGAACTGAACAGTTTTTGGTGAACTGAAACAAAAACTGTTCAGTTCCGTTTCAGCCCCGAAAAACCGAAACAAAAactgggacaaaaaaaaaaaaaaaggtttcggTTCAGTGCTTAGATTTGAGCTCGTGCATAGCGCGTGCCGATTGTCTGAGGATGAGCAGCGACGTCGAAATACGCCATAATGCATTGCCTTTGTTGCAACCGTTGCTGCAACGGTGGTCCTCGTAGTATTAAACGCGATTCTCATAGGCTGTGCTTTTGTCCATTTTAGGCACTGAAAGCGATTGGAAGCCCAAATTACGTCATGGCCACCATGTATTAAAGATTACTCGTCGCGGAGGCCTTGCAGTAGTAGTGCACCTCTTCGATTACCCGTCCATGACAGGACTGAATCCCGGACGCGTACGCGACCCGGACTGCCAAAAATACAAAACTTTGTTGTAATAGTTATGAAATTAAACGACACTTAATATAAATAAAATGCTCAACTATCACTTTGTAACTTGTTTATTACTGTGAACTAGCCATAGCACAATAAAAAGATCGCCCCAAATTACTCGTATTACAAAAAAGCAGTTGGCAACCCGTTGAAATATGGCAGCGCGCTTGTGTTCACGTTGTTTCGCTTGTTTAACATCACGTCCCATTTCTATGAACAGGACATTATGACCGTGTGACAAGCAATGATATTCGCACGTTTTGTAAGGTCGAAATTAGTACATTTCACTCTTCACTTTAGGATCACAATGTCGTCAGCTGTCGTCGCAGCGGAGAAACTCGCTTACGTTAATTATGACTCCGAATGCACCAGGCTACGTTTGTCGTTTAAGTATGCTTCAGAAGATCTCGCAGAACGACAGTATACATTAAATCGTGGGTCCGCAGAGGAGCTTCGTGTGGTACTAACTAGGATAGCGCTCAACATTGCCAACGCTGAAGAGGGAAAAAAGAAACGGAAAAGGAAGAAAGAGTGTGCCGAAGATACTTCGAAAACTGACTTGCGACCCGAGTTGTCAATTTCTTTGGAACACAATGGCCTGCCTGTGTCAGGAGATGTGGCGAACAGCGATGCCTGGAAAGATGGTTCCATACTGCAGGTGGTTAACATTTTCCCCATTATAGTTTGTTCGGGTCGACCGATCAATCTGTCAAagcatattattattatatttttttctggTACACTCGTTGAGTAATTGATTGAAGTTGCTTTTAGGAAATTATCTTTGGTCTTATTTCGTAAATATACGGCGATATAGTGTGCTGTTTAACACGGCATTACACCTAAGCCCGCATTTCCGAGCGTTCGAAACTTGTATATGTGGTAGATTTAGCGCCGTCAGTTATGTAAGCACAACTTCATTCTTTCATTTTGCAGATTGGTGAGCAACGGTACGTGATTGCGGTAAATGCACCCACCGTGCGGAGTGTTCGCCTGCCCAAGTACTTCATGGTAGGCTTTCCAGCTTATGCGCGCATTGAACTGGAGAATTGCAGTTTGAGTGACTGGAAACTGACCTGGTATATGAGCGTCACGAAAGGGCAAAAGCTACCAAGCCATGAAGTGCGCAAAGTGAACAACATGCTGTTCTTCAACACGCATCATAGTGGTCCATTCCTAACTCCAGGCGCTTCGGACATTGGACGCCATGTGCTTCTGTCACTGACACCTTGTGCAGGGCAGGGCATGCCAGTTGAAGTTATTTCACCTTCTGCTGTTGAAGCTGGCCCTGGTATATGTCCGTTCGAAGCGAGGCAGTCTTTTACACCTTTCTTCACTGCACCTGGAAGGTAAGCTTTTTTTACTGCTGCAAATAATTGTTTTTGTTTGTAATCTGTGTTCTTAACTTCTGCTCATTTTATGTTTGTGCTTAGGCTGTGAAGATAATTAACATTATCTCCAAATAAATGAGACGCACACTGTTTGAAGCTTGTGCTGGGCTGTCTGTGACAGTTTTGTTGTGCACCATAATTAATCGAATAAAGAACTGCCAGCTTTTCGTGGCACTAGCTTTCAGTCAGATGTATATCGTAAAACAAATATTTGTATCACTAAAATATGCCTCAAGCTGTGTGTGGTGTGCCATTTTTGACCAGACCCAACAAAACTTGCAAAGGAGCTAATGGCATTTAAAAGTATGTTCGGTTTGCCCgcaccacctgaaccagttcATGAGCTGCTGCACTGTGCCATTCATTTCAGTGATATAGCAATAGCACCTGCTGAACCATGCcattcgtttcaaaaggtgcagggatgattttgctgcacccactccactgtTGGTGCCaacttggtgcaggcgtacaggtgcgaagcagcagtgcAGCAGACGATGCAGCACACGGGCGTGAGCGCCATTAGAACCCCGCTTAGACACGTCTGATGCGTCTACGCAAAtgtggtgtgtatttacgccCCAGAAGCCGATCATacctgcagttcaggacctctcaaacttatgCGCTCCATACACATTAGTTggacataacgcctgcaccgcgtctgcaccttggcatttgttTCAAGTGATGCGCTGTGCCAGCACCGCAGAAATCGAGCTGGACAATTTCTGAACTTCccgtgaactaccgtgagctggTTCACaatggtgcaggcgaatcgaatgaACCTAAAGCTTTCTTTCTAGCTAAAGCTTTCTGCACTGTACAGCAGATACTGCATTATGGTGCTGAAAGTATAATTTAGCATATTTTCTGTAATAGTTTGTTTGCTTCCACATAGGTGACTAGCGCTTGCCAGAAAGTGTTACGGCAGTTTGAGTGCACACCTAAATTATGCTGATGCCGTCCAGTAGGGACACCATGAAAATGATCGGACATCTTGAACACGTGTCCATATTAACACTTGCTATTCTTGACACGTCCAGCCAAACTCTGTCCATGTGTGTTTTGAGGAGCATGTCTGCTCCTACGTTCTAGCATGCCGGTACCCAGTCTAGTCGGACACTGGCTGCGTGTGCCTCAATATGAGCAGTGAATGTAATATTTCTGTAAACTGTACCTGTTGATACTTCTAAAGTGGAccaaattgatgtattatacattgCTCTGAAATGTCGCACAAATTTGTGAGTAGGAATTTTgtaaaacccttgtaaacataGTAACAGTGTCATGTAAGGTGTAAACTCGTATATCAAAATTGTCTGCTTTAGATCTTCTAACAGATGCGCAGAATTGTTcacagaattgcgatatctgtttttagtGCAGAGTTGTGTATCTGGTAAACTTTATGCTTAAACTTTTTGAAGCCAACTTATTTTTGGTCATTTTTGTAAAAAATTATAAGGCCcaaaatcaaaattctgcttcctaaAGTCAGTAGAATTCAGTTTTCTCTCTTAAAGGCAACACATTTCATTGAAATCAGATCAGTGGTTGGTTATTTGTTTCAACAGGGAAATTGGAGTTAACattgagctaaagcttccttttaaggtTAAGAACCATCTTTGCTGTGTATATTGAATTGACCATCTTTGCTGTATATATTGAATTGATTGACCACATTTGAAATAGGAAAGCGAGCTTGAGCCTTGCAAGCATTCACATTCCTTTAACTATCTTGGTGCGGCATCCACTTTTCAAGACAGGCGGCATATAAGTAAAGAGAGTTTAGGCTGCTGCTTGGCCTGAGCCAGTAGTCAATGTAACCAAACTTTGACTTGTAGAGGTATATATCACACTGTTTCATTATCACGAAGGACACAGTGAATGCATGACTGTTAGCAAGTTTATGGTGCTTTCAGAAAGAAATGTACAGAAATTGAAAGCAAAAATTCAATACACATGGACAGTTATACTTTACATTCACTCTGAACAGTGCTCACACAATGTCATGGTTCTGCTTGCATTCACAGCACATTTGTGCTGGTTTTATGCTGCTTACCAAATGAAGCCATTCATTATGAAAAGGATGACATCTAATTGTAAGCTGCATCATTCATACTAAACTGGTTAGAATTAGCATGTTGTGGAAGCACTGCTTACTGAAGTAAACCAGATTCTGAACCTGTTTGCTGCTTTCTTTTGTTATTTGCAGTAACACCTGAATAACTGTGAGAAAACACAAAGCCCAGCAATTTTAACATGCTCATGAAGATATTTTGCATGTGCACTACCCATTTTTCCAGCAATGCCGTCACAATCCCAGGATTCACTATTCCCACGATCATATCGGTTCTTAATGGTCTCAAATGCATTGCtttaaatgtatatatatatatatatatgtgtgtgtgtgttgccagccttgctcctcgcttgcCCTTTCccgtgtatatgttttcaaatcaaataataaataaCACATTGCAACTTTTTACTCTCATTACTGCATGCATATTTTGCTTCTGTTCATTGATTCAGTTGTGCACTTTTGTGCTCAACCTGCTTATTATATTCTTGCTTTATCCACAGGTTCCGATGCATTTCTTACAACCTCCTTGCTGATGTCTATGCTGATACGAAGTTCACAAGATCTGTCCTGTTTCCATATTGCGCATCTTATGCCCTTGACTTAAGTTACAGGAAGCAGTTGCTTTTAAAAGAACTTCTGGGTAAGTTGCTTTTTGTTTCAACAGACACTTAGATCAATGCGTATTGGAACAGATATTATAATGTATTGGCTGAATTGTGTATAGCTACTGTCCAAAATAAGTTAACCAGTGTGATAAGTTAACCAGCATTGATTTACTGGAATCCGAATGTACCAGTTTTACTCCACTGTATATACTGCATATACAAATATAACTTTCTTCAACCTTTGAAAAGAATGCTGTTATCATTCCTGTGCAGGCTACAAGGGAGATCTGATGTGCTTGCAAGAAGTTGATCGCAGAGTTTTTCAAGAAGATCTAGAGCCTATACTTGGAGATCATGGCTTTAGCGGTTATTACACGGAAAAATGTAGCCCGATGGCTGAAGGGGTGGCTTGTTTCTTCAGATTATCCAAATTCAGGTGCAGTAAGAATATTTGTTTAAAATGTCTGTTTGGTTATATTGCATACATACAAGTCAAATTCTGTAACAGCAAAATAGTTTAGCTCAAGTCTTTTGCATTTTCTCACTCATGTTGAACAAGGGTGTTTATTCTTGCTAGAAAAATTGCTTATTTGTAACACTCATTTTATGGCGATCTGACAAATAAATACATTCCTGTTGTTTCAAATATGATGAAAAATGGTTGGTGTTTTCATGCCATTCAAATGTCATCATTGTGGAATGATAAAAGTTCCAAATAATTCGTTCATTGATAATGTGCATTGTTAAAATGCAAAGCatgcagtgcagaaaaaaaatctggACATCAgatcagagaaaaaaaatttaatgtaCGGTATGCAGTTGAAACATTCTTGGATTTCCTATAGAAAACAgaatcgtgtgtgtgtgtgtgagaaagagagtgagagTCATGTGTggcatgcatgcatgtgtgtgtgttaaCTCTTTTGTTACCATTCCTGTTCGAATTGATCACCAGTAATTGATGATTTCAGTAGCTGATTTCATCATGTTGAAGCCGTTTCTTAAGTATGCAACATTGTCCAGTAGATAGCCCTGAAAAAGGGCTCTCAGAATCAGTTTTGGTTCTGTTCTTGCGGCAGAACTTATTTTAATTAAACTTTTGGTCAACTATTCAAAAGTCACGTGgcctctgccttttttttttgctttttttgcttctgcaaaaaaaaaatgtgaggcTTCTGATTAGGGTACATCAACATCGAATATTTGTAATCGGAGTACCAGCAGTAAGTCAGAGAATGACATTACGTTGTCAGATTTATCATCTCACAGCGCTGATGGGTGATAATCGAAAAAAAGTCGGCAGCTGTTTGCCAGTAAGTCTCTGAGCTGTTTTATTCCTCTCAAGCGCACTTAAAAAGGTGTGCTGCTCGTCCAACATGCAGAACGGGGCATTTTCATGATGTTTAGAAGAGTTGCAGTGTAAATTGTTCTAAACATCATGAACTTCAgccagttcagaattgatgtggTCCAACATCGGCTGGGCCTTGACAGTGACAAACACAAATACCTTCTTTCTCGAAAACCAGTACCAGATCTTCAGCACCAACTGAGGAAGATGCAGAAGAGCTGAAGCTGTGGTGTCTGGGGCATAAAGTGGAACAAAAGATTTGTTTGCTGTAAAAATGTGCACTCCACCTTTGTCTCACGAAGTCAAGGAACTACTTTACTGGATGGCACGGGCATTGGAAATAACCTTCTTGTGTTCTAtttccaaagaactgttgtgtgccaattattatttttttagaaaaGTGTTGTTGGAAATGTTCTATAAAACACATATGCTGAATTTCAAGTGGCAACAAAAATGTCAGCTTTAcaaatttttgtttattatttaatAATGGTTTCTTTCTTGCAGCTTATGTGTTCAGAAATGCCGATCAGCTTTCTAGAATTTATAATGCTGCATTATACTATACTAAACATTGTTTATGGTGGCAAAATATATTTTCCTTAAGACTCTAAAAATATCTCTTTTTTCGAGGTAACAGAATAGTTAATTAAGACTAAATAGGGAAGTTTTAACCTCTGAAGGTAGGTGAAAACTTCCAATATTTTAATTTCATGCTAGTCCTTCGAAACCATGGGTTACTGTCACGATTTGACACAGAAGAATGAAATCTGGTTTTATTTCCTATGGTCAGCTTCCAAAGTTGGTATGCTTTGTTTTAATAGTCTGAAGTCTAATTGCATTGTTGCAACTGTATGTGTGAGAGATGTTCAAGAGTGTgaacagagagagaaaggaaaggtagggaggtcaaccgcATCGATAGTTTGCGATCCCATTCTAggggaatataaaaaaaaagtagaagaagGAAGGGAGGGAGCGGGCACTAGC
The DNA window shown above is from Dermacentor silvarum isolate Dsil-2018 chromosome 1, BIME_Dsil_1.4, whole genome shotgun sequence and carries:
- the LOC119462583 gene encoding 2',5'-phosphodiesterase 12 translates to MIFARFVRSKLVHFTLHFRITMSSAVVAAEKLAYVNYDSECTRLRLSFKYASEDLAERQYTLNRGSAEELRVVLTRIALNIANAEEGKKKRKRKKECAEDTSKTDLRPELSISLEHNGLPVSGDVANSDAWKDGSILQIGEQRYVIAVNAPTVRSVRLPKYFMVGFPAYARIELENCSLSDWKLTWYMSVTKGQKLPSHEVRKVNNMLFFNTHHSGPFLTPGASDIGRHVLLSLTPCAGQGMPVEVISPSAVEAGPGICPFEARQSFTPFFTAPGRFRCISYNLLADVYADTKFTRSVLFPYCASYALDLSYRKQLLLKELLGYKGDLMCLQEVDRRVFQEDLEPILGDHGFSGYYTEKCSPMAEGVACFFRLSKFRALHERSIVLATEMTQEPVLSDILASINKNEHLRDRILSLPTALQILLLEPLELPGRLLLVANTHLYYHPDSDHIRLLQAYCCIRLVEWMQGEYTEKYGVMPAVIFAGDFNSCPAFGVYQLMTCGYVSQDSRDWCSNVEEAVVGLEARQKILLASACGIPSYTNYTRGFQGCLDYIFYDCMQLVREHVVPMPTHEQVTQEEALPSAHFPSDHVAQVATLRWL